From Thermoflavifilum aggregans, a single genomic window includes:
- a CDS encoding DUF4411 family protein, translating into MPYLLDANVFIQAKNLYYGFDFCPAFWDWLDVANKQKKVFSIENVFNELIAGDDELTLWAKEHEKSFFLKPDTNVIAAFGKVSQWVYSQAYEPAAIQTFFQNADYYLIAHALAYDFFVVTHEVPGNTTKRVKIPNVCIGMHIQHLTPYQMLRREGARFILG; encoded by the coding sequence ATGCCCTATTTGTTGGATGCAAATGTGTTTATCCAGGCTAAAAACCTTTATTATGGGTTTGATTTTTGTCCTGCATTTTGGGATTGGTTGGATGTAGCCAATAAGCAAAAAAAAGTATTCAGCATAGAAAATGTCTTCAATGAATTGATCGCAGGAGATGATGAGCTCACTTTATGGGCAAAGGAACATGAGAAGTCTTTCTTTCTTAAACCAGATACAAACGTAATTGCAGCTTTTGGTAAGGTAAGCCAATGGGTGTATAGCCAGGCTTATGAGCCCGCAGCTATTCAAACATTTTTTCAGAATGCAGATTATTATTTAATAGCGCACGCCCTGGCTTATGATTTTTTTGTGGTTACCCATGAAGTGCCGGGAAATACAACGAAAAGAGTAAAAATTCCCAATGTCTGCATCGGCATGCATATCCAGCATCTGACACCTTACCAAATGCTGCGACGTGAAGGCGCACGGTTTATTCTCGGTTGA
- a CDS encoding site-specific DNA-methyltransferase, translated as MSQQLEKLQKLLAELFQLDQADLDFGIYRIMNARREEITRFLEKDLLPQVKQVLALYEKESRTQIAQELQKAKEQAKALGFEEPAQAPVVMELQERYNKAFDPEAAENEIYSHLYNFFRRYYNEGDFISQRRYKEGVYAIPYEGEEVKLYWANHDQYYIKTSEYLRNYAFKLPSGRRVHFKLIDADTEKDNNRALNGNERRFVYKGLITDNAENNGDIVFQFEFRAVEDKKKQAELNDQAIQRMRTDISILPINLQAELLRPAPTEKNPNRTLLEKHLNDFTARNTFDYFIHKDLGGFLRRELDFYIKNEVMFLDDIENETAPRVEQYLAKIKAIRRIAHKIIDFLAQIENYQKKLWLKKKFVVETHYCITIDRILKIDDADTRNYLLHQIASNDAQREEWVRLFAIDEIKGDLLTPGYSIPLTPEFLRAHPTLVVDTRHFDEAFKVRLLAAISDIDDETDGLLIHSENFQALNLLQERYREQVKCIYIDPPYNTGSDEFIYRDDYQHSSWLSMLRDRLALSREWMREEGVIFVSVDDNEQYRLEYIGENVFGHQNKIATVIWHNSSRSSGKQISTVHEYIVAFARNSTAFPEWKAPREGLEDIIKRVRSLWQEGSHEDAYKALNEFIEGKARGSVDEFRYLSNYRNIDEQGRIFYAIDLSGDGPGELRYFKDKGIWLEPPPGRHWMSQEYIDELYKQQRIVWRGERPYRVVYLDEAFENPQGIIRIPTRSGRHEQEHIFGDEVFEKPKPTALLIRLLKISITTNGTILDFFAGSGTTGHAVINLNREDGGQRKFILVEMGEYFNTVLLPRIKKVIFTPEWKDGKPKRMATKEEVERSPRILKILRLESYEDTLNNLELKRTQVQQGVLDLNKDFYEDYMLRYMLDVESRGSASLLNIDYFVDPFSYKLNIATGTVGETKPVVVDLVETFNYLIGLRVKTIDHIAGVRVVTGLNPQGEQVLILWRNLKEMNNDKLDKWFTKQGYNTRDQEYDIIYVNGDNNLENLRKADQTWKVRMIEEEFKRLMFDVKDV; from the coding sequence ATGTCACAACAACTTGAGAAGCTTCAAAAACTGCTTGCTGAACTCTTCCAGCTCGACCAGGCAGACCTTGATTTTGGTATTTACAGAATCATGAATGCCCGGCGGGAGGAGATTACCCGTTTCCTAGAGAAAGACCTTTTGCCACAGGTAAAACAAGTTCTTGCACTTTATGAAAAGGAATCCCGAACGCAAATTGCACAAGAACTCCAGAAGGCAAAGGAACAAGCTAAAGCACTGGGTTTCGAAGAACCGGCTCAGGCACCCGTAGTGATGGAACTGCAGGAACGATACAACAAAGCCTTTGACCCCGAAGCTGCCGAAAACGAAATTTACTCCCATTTGTATAACTTTTTCCGTCGCTATTACAACGAAGGCGATTTTATCTCCCAGCGCCGCTACAAGGAAGGGGTATATGCCATACCCTACGAAGGCGAGGAGGTAAAACTCTACTGGGCAAATCACGACCAGTATTACATAAAAACGAGCGAGTACCTGCGCAATTACGCTTTTAAACTCCCCTCGGGCAGGCGGGTGCACTTTAAGCTGATTGATGCCGACACCGAGAAAGACAACAACCGCGCCCTAAATGGCAACGAACGCAGGTTTGTATATAAAGGGTTAATCACTGACAATGCTGAAAACAACGGGGATATTGTTTTTCAGTTTGAATTCCGTGCGGTAGAGGATAAAAAGAAACAGGCTGAACTCAATGACCAGGCCATACAACGCATGCGAACCGATATTTCAATTTTACCCATTAACCTGCAGGCTGAGCTCCTACGACCCGCTCCTACCGAGAAAAACCCAAACCGCACCCTCCTGGAAAAACACCTGAACGACTTTACAGCCCGCAATACTTTCGACTATTTTATCCACAAGGACTTAGGTGGTTTCCTGCGCCGTGAGCTCGACTTTTACATCAAAAACGAGGTCATGTTTTTAGATGATATTGAAAACGAAACCGCTCCCCGGGTGGAACAGTATCTGGCAAAAATTAAAGCCATACGCCGCATTGCCCACAAGATTATTGATTTTCTGGCGCAGATTGAGAATTATCAGAAAAAGCTGTGGCTCAAGAAAAAGTTTGTGGTGGAAACCCACTACTGCATAACCATTGATCGCATTTTAAAAATTGACGACGCCGACACGCGCAACTATCTGCTCCACCAAATAGCCAGTAATGATGCCCAGCGCGAGGAGTGGGTGCGGCTTTTTGCTATTGATGAAATCAAAGGTGACCTTTTAACGCCCGGTTACAGCATACCACTCACACCAGAATTTCTTAGGGCACATCCCACCCTGGTGGTGGATACCCGCCATTTCGACGAAGCCTTTAAAGTCCGCCTGCTGGCGGCAATATCAGATATTGACGATGAAACCGATGGGCTGCTCATCCATAGCGAAAACTTTCAAGCGCTGAATTTGTTGCAAGAGCGGTATAGGGAGCAGGTGAAGTGCATATACATCGATCCGCCGTATAATACGGGGAGTGACGAGTTCATCTATCGGGACGATTATCAGCACTCCTCTTGGCTTTCGATGCTGCGCGATCGCCTGGCCCTAAGCCGAGAGTGGATGCGGGAGGAGGGTGTAATCTTCGTAAGTGTTGATGACAATGAGCAGTATCGGCTTGAGTATATTGGCGAGAATGTTTTTGGCCACCAGAACAAAATTGCTACAGTTATATGGCACAACAGTTCTCGTTCTAGTGGGAAGCAAATTAGCACAGTGCACGAGTACATCGTAGCTTTTGCCCGCAACTCTACGGCATTTCCTGAATGGAAGGCACCGCGAGAAGGCTTAGAAGACATAATCAAGAGGGTCCGTTCTCTTTGGCAAGAGGGTAGCCATGAAGATGCTTATAAAGCGCTGAACGAGTTTATTGAGGGAAAGGCACGTGGGAGCGTAGACGAGTTTCGATATTTGAGCAATTACAGAAATATCGACGAGCAAGGCCGCATTTTTTACGCTATTGATTTGAGTGGAGACGGGCCTGGAGAGCTACGATACTTCAAAGACAAAGGAATATGGCTTGAACCTCCACCAGGGCGTCATTGGATGAGCCAAGAGTATATTGATGAACTATATAAACAGCAGAGAATAGTTTGGCGCGGTGAGAGGCCATACAGAGTAGTCTATTTGGATGAAGCATTTGAGAACCCCCAAGGGATTATACGAATCCCGACCCGTTCAGGGCGACATGAGCAGGAGCATATATTTGGTGACGAGGTTTTCGAAAAACCTAAACCCACCGCCCTTCTTATCCGTCTTCTCAAGATATCCATAACCACCAATGGCACCATCCTCGACTTCTTCGCCGGCTCGGGCACCACAGGCCACGCAGTCATCAACCTCAACCGCGAGGATGGCGGGCAGCGTAAGTTTATACTGGTAGAGATGGGCGAATACTTCAACACCGTGCTGCTGCCGCGCATCAAAAAGGTGATTTTTACCCCCGAGTGGAAGGATGGTAAACCCAAGCGCATGGCTACGAAGGAGGAAGTAGAGCGAAGCCCGCGTATCCTTAAAATTCTCCGCCTCGAATCGTACGAGGATACCCTCAACAACCTGGAACTCAAACGCACTCAGGTGCAGCAGGGAGTGCTTGACCTTAATAAGGACTTCTACGAGGATTACATGCTCCGCTACATGCTCGATGTGGAAAGCCGGGGCAGTGCCTCGCTGCTCAATATTGATTATTTTGTTGATCCCTTTAGCTACAAGCTCAATATTGCCACCGGGACAGTGGGCGAAACAAAGCCCGTGGTGGTTGATCTAGTCGAAACATTCAACTACCTGATTGGCTTGCGCGTCAAAACTATCGATCATATTGCAGGTGTGCGGGTGGTTACCGGGCTTAATCCGCAGGGTGAACAGGTGCTCATCCTGTGGCGCAACCTCAAGGAAATGAATAACGATAAGCTGGATAAGTGGTTTACAAAGCAGGGCTACAACACCCGCGATCAGGAATACGACATTATTTACGTGAATGGTGATAACAACTTGGAGAACCTCCGCAAGGCCGATCAGACGTGGAAAGTACGAATGATAGAGGAAGAATTCAAACGGCTGATGTTTGATGTAAAGGATGTGTAA
- a CDS encoding sensor histidine kinase — protein MIGRARTYYWWCQIGGWMAFWMFSTLVSYMYNQHVTLQSLIDRTVFVVAGIAVTHAFRHFILRWQWLQIRLDRLIWRMLLGVIVSSLLITAIVDAYKYVFHLMTPQEKSFEFGRFFSIFIIILIWSLIYILWHYVEKERRYQLDRLRLESMVKELQLKTIKSQLNPHFIFNALNSIRALIEENPGRAREAVTELSNILRNSMQAEKVETVSLENEITMVRDYLALESIRFEERLQVHVDVDPATFPLPVPPLMLQTLVENAVKHGISRAVQGGRVEIISRIDGDFHEIVVRNTGQLSDSFSAHGFGLQSTRQRLEILFGQRAGFQIENIADNQVEARVRIPLMQETSYSSVHKSFSI, from the coding sequence ATGATCGGGAGGGCGCGGACATATTACTGGTGGTGCCAGATCGGTGGCTGGATGGCTTTCTGGATGTTCAGCACCCTGGTGAGTTACATGTACAACCAGCACGTTACCCTGCAGTCGCTGATTGACCGCACGGTATTCGTTGTCGCCGGGATAGCCGTCACCCATGCCTTCCGGCATTTCATCCTCCGCTGGCAATGGCTGCAGATCCGCCTGGATCGCCTCATCTGGCGCATGCTGCTGGGCGTGATAGTGTCCAGCCTGCTGATTACGGCCATCGTGGATGCCTACAAATACGTCTTCCACCTGATGACGCCCCAGGAAAAATCGTTCGAATTTGGCCGTTTCTTCAGCATTTTCATCATCATCCTCATCTGGTCGCTCATTTATATCCTGTGGCATTATGTGGAAAAAGAGCGCCGCTATCAGCTGGATCGCCTCCGCCTGGAATCCATGGTCAAGGAATTGCAGCTGAAAACCATTAAGTCGCAGCTCAATCCGCATTTTATTTTCAATGCCCTGAACAGCATCCGGGCGCTGATCGAAGAAAATCCTGGGCGGGCGCGCGAAGCCGTCACCGAACTTTCCAACATCCTGCGCAACTCCATGCAGGCCGAAAAGGTGGAAACCGTTTCCCTGGAAAACGAGATTACCATGGTGCGCGACTACCTGGCGCTGGAATCCATCCGGTTTGAAGAACGGCTGCAGGTGCATGTGGATGTGGATCCGGCTACGTTTCCCCTGCCCGTACCTCCGCTGATGCTGCAAACCCTGGTGGAAAATGCAGTGAAACATGGCATTTCCCGGGCTGTGCAGGGCGGGCGTGTGGAAATCATTTCCCGGATTGACGGTGATTTTCATGAAATCGTGGTTCGCAACACGGGACAATTGTCCGACTCTTTCTCGGCTCATGGCTTTGGTTTGCAGAGCACCCGGCAGCGCCTGGAAATTTTGTTCGGCCAGCGGGCAGGTTTTCAGATCGAAAATATTGCCGACAACCAGGTGGAAGCCCGTGTGCGAATTCCTTTGATGCAGGAAACTTCTTATTCTTCGGTACATAAATCCTTTTCGATATGA
- a CDS encoding DEAD/DEAH box helicase family protein: protein MSNPKNRKNRANQSVAKPLRFEQRLVLLQWMLGLLGVTSFEQLAANLRAPELEGFDENNVSRFHHQLRLLFDRPDLPNDMLLAYDQNIVRHWRKIVEKRNRGGALLYPKYFQYLALLFTEIYLDRYFSNPENLLAQLNEYVEKFNEQAPEASQINPYQIDDLNKLAFWMATGSGKTLLMHIHILQYLHYRELHGGKPINRIILLTPNEGLSYQHLEEFQLSGIDAELFSKEGRGVFAGNSVEIIDIHKLRDVMGEKTVAVEAFEGNNLVLVDEGHRGTSSAETGAWMQKRNQLCEQGFSFEYSATFGQAMKASGNRELEQIYARCILFDYSYKYFYNDGYGKDYRILNLTDDSDETVRRRYITACLLSFYQQLKLYSEHKSSFKPFLIERPLWIFVGGSVNAVRSENKRKVSDVVDILLLLAEFVQDRAGSESDINKLLSGTSGLLDAQGRDIFAGSYQYLVKTGLSAQQAYDDILRVIFNASSPAALHVENLKGTDGEVALRLGENEAFGVINVGDASSLCKLCEEHKQLVVIEKEFSDSLFRNLNNDTSSIHILIGSKKFTEGWSSWRVSTMGLMNIGRNEGPQIIQLFGRGVRLKGKDFSLKRSRRLEGHTAPRYIETLETLNIFGIRADYMRQFKEYLEEEGLPTNEDRIEFVLPVIKNLGNKKLKIIRLKEGVDFKKNGEKITLDRPSEYFKKYPVVVDWYPKLQAMASGAGQTKAVTAEKNMATFSEKHVSFLNFEELYFELQQFKNERNWYNLSIPRDILPALLLESFWYELYIPNEVMEFRSFDQVKRWQEIATVLLKKYIDRFYKLRKQEYEQKFLEYQELSEDDPNFIEEYYLLIEKSREDIVQKLQEIKELITAGKLKEAEFSRLAFEQDSIRTIAFAGHLYQPLVYVNSDLIEIKPVVLENQGERDFVLDLQKFCDSPEGKNLLKGKQLYLLRNLSRGRGIGFFEAGNFYPDFILWLLIDDKQYVNFIDPKGLRNLEGLEDPKIRFHKTIKDLENLLNDPNVILNSFIISGTHASEIAWWSGGMGKEEFEKHNVLFQLDDREEYIKKLLMKCCSKIGS, encoded by the coding sequence ATGAGTAACCCAAAAAACAGGAAAAACAGAGCAAATCAATCCGTTGCAAAGCCTTTGCGCTTTGAACAACGATTGGTTTTACTTCAGTGGATGCTTGGGCTTTTGGGAGTAACGAGTTTTGAGCAGCTTGCAGCGAATCTGCGTGCTCCCGAACTGGAGGGTTTTGACGAAAACAACGTGAGCCGTTTTCACCATCAACTGCGTTTGCTTTTTGATAGGCCCGACCTGCCAAACGATATGCTATTAGCCTACGATCAAAATATTGTCCGTCACTGGCGAAAAATCGTTGAGAAGCGAAACAGGGGTGGTGCTTTGCTTTACCCAAAGTATTTTCAATACCTTGCCCTGCTTTTTACCGAAATATACCTTGACCGTTATTTCAGCAACCCCGAAAATTTACTTGCCCAGCTAAACGAGTATGTAGAAAAATTCAACGAGCAAGCGCCCGAAGCAAGTCAGATTAACCCATACCAAATTGACGATCTGAACAAGCTGGCCTTTTGGATGGCTACCGGAAGTGGCAAAACATTGCTCATGCACATTCATATTCTGCAGTATTTGCATTACAGAGAGCTTCATGGCGGAAAACCCATCAATCGCATTATATTGCTCACTCCCAACGAGGGATTATCGTACCAGCATTTAGAAGAATTTCAGCTTTCGGGGATAGATGCCGAGCTTTTTTCAAAAGAAGGTCGTGGAGTGTTTGCAGGTAACTCAGTGGAAATTATTGACATTCACAAGCTGCGCGATGTGATGGGTGAAAAAACCGTGGCTGTCGAAGCTTTTGAAGGTAATAACCTGGTATTGGTTGATGAAGGTCACAGGGGTACAAGCAGTGCTGAAACGGGAGCCTGGATGCAAAAGCGCAACCAGCTTTGCGAGCAAGGTTTTTCCTTCGAATATTCGGCCACTTTTGGTCAGGCCATGAAAGCCAGTGGAAACCGTGAGCTGGAGCAAATCTATGCCCGCTGTATCCTCTTCGATTACTCGTATAAATATTTTTACAACGATGGCTATGGCAAAGACTATCGTATTCTCAACCTTACCGACGATTCGGATGAAACGGTAAGACGGAGATATATTACTGCCTGTTTGCTATCGTTTTATCAGCAGCTAAAGCTCTATAGTGAGCATAAAAGTAGCTTTAAGCCTTTTTTAATCGAACGTCCCTTATGGATTTTTGTGGGGGGTAGTGTAAATGCGGTGCGTTCGGAAAACAAACGCAAAGTATCGGATGTGGTGGATATTTTACTGTTACTGGCCGAATTTGTACAGGATCGGGCTGGCAGTGAATCGGATATAAATAAGCTTCTGTCGGGTACTTCGGGCTTGCTCGATGCACAGGGGCGGGATATTTTTGCCGGTAGCTATCAATACCTTGTTAAGACTGGACTTTCAGCGCAGCAAGCCTACGATGATATTCTGCGGGTTATTTTTAACGCATCTTCTCCGGCAGCATTACATGTGGAAAACCTGAAAGGAACCGATGGTGAGGTGGCTCTCAGATTAGGCGAAAACGAGGCTTTTGGAGTTATTAATGTGGGCGACGCATCTTCGCTATGCAAGTTGTGTGAGGAACATAAACAATTAGTGGTTATAGAGAAGGAATTTTCGGATTCCTTATTTCGCAACCTGAACAATGATACTTCATCGATTCATATCCTTATTGGTTCCAAAAAATTTACCGAGGGTTGGTCGAGCTGGCGTGTAAGTACCATGGGGCTTATGAACATTGGTCGCAATGAAGGGCCGCAGATTATTCAGCTCTTTGGCCGAGGGGTTAGGTTAAAGGGAAAAGATTTTTCGCTCAAACGCAGCCGCAGGCTCGAAGGTCATACTGCTCCCCGGTACATCGAAACACTCGAAACGCTAAACATTTTCGGCATAAGGGCCGACTACATGCGACAGTTCAAGGAATATTTAGAAGAAGAAGGGTTACCCACTAACGAGGACCGAATTGAATTTGTGCTTCCTGTTATCAAAAACCTTGGGAATAAAAAGCTCAAAATAATAAGGTTAAAAGAAGGTGTTGATTTTAAGAAAAATGGAGAAAAAATTACGTTGGATAGGCCCTCGGAATACTTTAAAAAATATCCTGTGGTAGTGGACTGGTATCCGAAATTACAGGCCATGGCAAGCGGTGCGGGTCAAACTAAGGCCGTTACAGCTGAAAAGAATATGGCAACTTTCTCGGAAAAGCATGTGTCGTTCCTCAATTTTGAAGAACTGTACTTTGAGCTTCAGCAGTTTAAAAATGAGCGCAATTGGTATAACCTCTCCATTCCGCGCGATATCCTGCCCGCCTTGTTGTTAGAAAGTTTTTGGTATGAGCTTTATATCCCCAACGAAGTGATGGAATTTCGTTCGTTTGATCAGGTGAAGCGCTGGCAGGAAATTGCAACCGTGCTGCTTAAAAAGTATATCGACCGCTTTTATAAATTGAGGAAACAAGAATATGAGCAGAAGTTTTTAGAATATCAGGAACTTTCGGAGGACGATCCTAATTTCATAGAGGAGTACTATTTGCTCATTGAAAAATCGCGCGAGGATATTGTGCAAAAGCTTCAGGAAATTAAAGAATTGATAACAGCTGGTAAACTCAAGGAGGCAGAGTTTTCCCGGCTTGCATTTGAACAGGATTCCATCCGTACCATTGCATTTGCGGGTCATCTGTACCAGCCACTTGTGTACGTTAACAGTGACCTGATCGAAATTAAGCCTGTGGTATTGGAAAATCAGGGTGAGCGTGACTTTGTGCTGGATCTTCAGAAGTTTTGCGATTCTCCGGAAGGCAAGAATTTACTCAAAGGTAAGCAACTCTACTTGCTTCGCAACCTGAGCAGAGGCCGTGGTATCGGTTTTTTTGAAGCTGGCAATTTTTACCCTGATTTTATTCTTTGGCTTCTTATTGACGACAAACAATACGTAAATTTTATTGATCCCAAGGGGTTAAGAAATCTGGAAGGCCTGGAGGATCCGAAAATCAGGTTTCACAAAACAATTAAGGATCTGGAAAACCTGCTTAATGATCCTAATGTGATTTTGAATTCCTTCATTATCTCCGGTACACATGCGTCTGAGATTGCCTGGTGGAGTGGAGGCATGGGAAAAGAAGAGTTTGAAAAACACAATGTTCTCTTTCAGCTCGATGATAGGGAGGAATACATTAAAAAGCTTTTAATGAAGTGTTGTTCTAAAATTGGTTCATAA
- a CDS encoding SNF2-related protein, which translates to MSTAYHAKFFAYELTRYGGYGVERLGRTLFDASVDLNPHQIDAALFAFRNPISKGVLLADEVGLGKTIEAGIILCQFWAEKRRRLLVICPASLRKQWELELAEKFYLPTLILDAKAYRERVSKGISNPFVADEIVITSTHFASANANDMREVQWDLVVIDEAHKLRNAYRSSNQMGQNIRWALENKRKVLLTATPLQNSLLELYGLSTLIDEHLFGDIKSFRTQFVNADSNLKELRARLLTFCKRTLRRQVTEYIQYTERRLITQSFEPTEQEQKLYEAISSFLQRTDTYALPKKQRHLTALIVRKLLASSPLAVAATLETMRDRLIAMRDQLPQPLDIVERLIEEVEIEEELQDELMDTSTPEEDDGETTINQTTETDENEQIEPPIDLQKINAEIEELNRYAQWARNIGIDTKTRALITALDKGFSKMAEMGAAQRAVIFTESRRTQSFIKDFLEANGYAGRVITFNGTNSEPEATAIYERWLEANKNKGRATGSRTVDIRTAIIEYFRDHGQILIATEAGAEGINLQFCSLVINYDLPWNPQRIEQRIGRCHRYGQKHDVVVINFLNKKNEADCRVYELLEEKFSLFNGVFGASDEVLGAVEAGVDFESRILDIYQQCRTPEEIEAAFEKLRDELDEKINRRMVEVRQKLLEHFDEEVHARLKVNLTGAREQLNRVGQMFWTLTKFVLQDHANFDENNYAFDLIQPPQHSILPGHYRMVSRGRETTDDAFLYRLSHPLGEYVLNTGKQQPVPMAHVVFDITNRPARIALVEAWKGKSGWLCLQRLIIESFEREEYLLFSGIDDEGHSLDHETIEKMFHCQGNTLSINSIPPATEKLLAAEAQRHKEATISRSLETNNRHFHDAREKLEKWAEDRVAAAEKELKDTKERIKQLNRQARLATTTDEQLTLQKKIQELEKQKRRMRQRIFEVEDEIEAKRDELIAKLEKQMQQRTSVEPLFTIRWSVI; encoded by the coding sequence ATGAGTACAGCCTATCATGCAAAATTCTTTGCCTATGAGCTTACTCGCTATGGCGGGTATGGCGTTGAACGGCTGGGCCGAACTTTGTTCGATGCCAGTGTCGATTTAAATCCCCATCAGATTGATGCGGCCTTATTTGCTTTCCGAAATCCCATTTCAAAAGGAGTTTTACTTGCCGACGAGGTAGGTCTTGGAAAAACTATCGAGGCAGGTATTATCCTATGCCAGTTCTGGGCCGAAAAACGTCGCCGGTTACTTGTAATTTGTCCAGCTTCACTGCGAAAACAGTGGGAGTTGGAATTAGCTGAAAAATTTTACCTGCCCACCTTAATACTCGACGCTAAAGCCTATCGCGAGCGAGTTTCGAAAGGAATTTCTAATCCCTTTGTAGCGGATGAAATTGTGATTACATCAACCCATTTTGCCAGTGCAAATGCTAACGACATGAGAGAGGTTCAATGGGACCTGGTAGTAATTGACGAGGCACACAAACTGCGTAATGCCTATCGTTCGTCTAACCAAATGGGACAAAATATCCGCTGGGCTCTTGAAAATAAACGAAAAGTATTGCTTACAGCAACCCCTCTGCAAAATTCCCTGCTCGAACTTTATGGACTTTCAACCCTTATCGACGAACATCTTTTTGGGGATATCAAGTCGTTCCGTACCCAATTTGTGAACGCTGATAGTAACTTGAAGGAATTACGTGCGCGTTTGCTTACTTTCTGTAAGCGTACTTTGCGCCGTCAGGTTACAGAATATATCCAATACACCGAACGCAGGCTTATCACACAATCTTTTGAACCCACTGAACAGGAACAAAAACTCTATGAAGCCATATCCTCGTTTTTACAACGTACCGATACTTATGCCCTTCCTAAAAAACAGCGACATTTAACCGCTCTGATAGTACGTAAATTGCTTGCCTCGTCTCCATTAGCGGTTGCTGCTACCCTCGAAACTATGCGCGACCGCTTAATTGCTATGCGCGACCAGTTGCCTCAACCCCTCGATATAGTAGAACGTCTGATAGAAGAGGTAGAAATTGAAGAAGAATTACAGGATGAGCTCATGGATACATCAACACCCGAAGAAGATGATGGAGAAACTACCATAAACCAAACTACTGAAACCGACGAAAATGAGCAGATAGAACCACCTATCGACCTTCAAAAAATCAATGCAGAAATTGAAGAACTCAATCGATATGCCCAGTGGGCAAGGAATATTGGCATTGATACGAAAACTCGTGCACTCATTACTGCGCTCGACAAAGGCTTTAGCAAAATGGCCGAGATGGGGGCAGCACAAAGGGCTGTAATTTTTACTGAATCGCGGCGGACACAAAGTTTTATTAAAGATTTTCTCGAAGCAAATGGTTATGCAGGCCGTGTTATCACCTTTAATGGGACTAACAGTGAACCAGAGGCCACAGCTATATACGAACGCTGGCTTGAGGCAAACAAAAATAAGGGTCGTGCTACTGGCTCCCGGACAGTGGATATCCGTACTGCTATAATTGAATATTTCCGTGACCACGGCCAAATTCTCATTGCTACCGAAGCAGGTGCTGAGGGAATCAATCTTCAGTTCTGTTCCCTTGTTATCAACTACGACCTGCCATGGAACCCTCAGCGAATTGAACAGCGTATTGGCCGTTGCCACCGGTATGGCCAAAAACACGATGTGGTGGTGATAAACTTTCTCAATAAAAAGAATGAAGCCGACTGCAGGGTATATGAGCTCCTGGAGGAAAAGTTTAGTCTTTTCAATGGCGTATTCGGTGCTTCCGACGAGGTGCTTGGTGCGGTGGAAGCAGGGGTGGATTTTGAAAGCAGAATCTTAGATATCTATCAGCAATGCCGTACACCCGAAGAAATTGAAGCTGCTTTTGAAAAACTTCGCGATGAACTCGACGAAAAAATAAACCGAAGAATGGTTGAGGTGCGTCAGAAACTCCTGGAACACTTCGACGAGGAGGTTCACGCCCGCTTAAAAGTAAATCTGACTGGCGCCCGTGAACAACTCAATCGTGTGGGACAAATGTTCTGGACACTCACAAAATTTGTATTACAGGATCATGCAAATTTTGACGAAAACAATTACGCTTTCGATTTAATTCAGCCACCACAGCATAGTATTCTGCCCGGCCATTATCGTATGGTATCCCGAGGCCGTGAAACTACCGACGATGCTTTTCTTTATCGCCTTTCACATCCCCTGGGTGAGTATGTTTTAAATACAGGTAAGCAGCAACCAGTTCCCATGGCACACGTAGTTTTTGATATTACTAACAGACCTGCAAGAATAGCTCTGGTTGAAGCATGGAAAGGAAAATCGGGGTGGCTTTGTCTTCAACGTCTCATTATTGAATCATTTGAACGCGAAGAGTACCTTCTCTTCTCGGGTATCGATGATGAGGGCCATTCACTTGACCACGAAACAATCGAAAAAATGTTCCATTGCCAAGGTAATACCCTGTCAATAAACAGCATACCACCAGCTACTGAAAAATTGCTTGCAGCCGAAGCCCAGAGGCATAAAGAGGCTACCATTAGCCGTTCGCTCGAGACCAACAACCGGCACTTTCATGATGCCCGTGAAAAACTCGAAAAATGGGCTGAAGATCGGGTGGCTGCAGCGGAAAAAGAATTGAAAGATACTAAAGAACGTATAAAACAGCTTAACCGGCAGGCACGATTGGCTACCACAACCGACGAACAGCTTACCCTGCAAAAAAAGATTCAGGAACTGGAAAAACAGAAACGTCGCATGCGACAGCGTATTTTTGAGGTTGAGGATGAAATTGAAGCCAAACGCGACGAACTTATAGCCAAACTTGAAAAACAAATGCAACAGCGCACCTCGGTAGAACCCCTTTTTACTATCCGATGGAGCGTGATTTAA